From a region of the Acidicapsa acidisoli genome:
- a CDS encoding YceI family protein, giving the protein MIRNFLASAISVLLFTDSGALAQTSTWTIDTNQTQVEFQVRRVPVSNVRGFFSGITGTVSWDEKKPSKSHVDVTIPTTSISTNNATRDADLKSPNFFNVEKFPTMTFKSTTVSGTPGKLQITGDLTLAGITKSVTLMVDGPTPPTKMGKLIIGFAATGTLKRSDFAFAPKYPTVILGDEIRFTIDLEADQ; this is encoded by the coding sequence ATGATTCGAAACTTCTTAGCCTCAGCCATTTCCGTTCTATTGTTCACCGATTCCGGTGCTCTTGCACAAACCTCAACCTGGACTATCGATACAAACCAAACACAGGTTGAATTTCAGGTCCGTCGGGTGCCTGTCAGTAATGTGCGCGGATTCTTCAGTGGCATCACCGGGACCGTGAGCTGGGACGAAAAAAAACCATCTAAGTCCCACGTTGATGTCACTATCCCAACAACTTCTATCTCGACGAACAACGCGACGCGTGATGCGGACCTCAAGTCGCCGAACTTTTTCAATGTCGAGAAGTTCCCGACCATGACCTTCAAATCCACTACCGTCTCCGGTACACCCGGAAAGCTTCAGATCACTGGGGATCTGACGCTCGCAGGCATCACAAAGAGCGTTACGCTGATGGTCGATGGACCAACTCCTCCGACGAAGATGGGCAAGCTAATCATCGGTTTCGCTGCTACGGGCACCCTGAAGCGTAGCGACTTCGCCTTCGCCCCAAAATATCCGACGGTCATTTTGGGCGACGAAATCAGATTCACCATTGACCTTGAGGCTGATCAATAG
- a CDS encoding peroxiredoxin family protein codes for MSAFTLSSSRAQKAAGLRLNQAWSVLLAITCALLLGRSVLAETPAVGAKAADFTLLTPTGKSVTLSAERGGHLLVLVILRGFPGYQCPYCVKQVHDFVERASDFKAKNTRVLLVYPGPPADLDQHAKEFLEKQAELPSNVVLVTDPDYKVTNLYGLRWDAPHETAYPSTFILDGSGTVVFEKVTHSHGDRLSALDALDHLSTN; via the coding sequence ATGTCCGCTTTCACCCTTTCATCCAGTAGAGCCCAGAAGGCCGCCGGACTTCGCCTGAATCAAGCGTGGAGCGTGCTCCTCGCCATTACCTGTGCGTTGCTTTTGGGAAGATCCGTGCTTGCCGAGACTCCGGCGGTAGGTGCTAAGGCAGCCGATTTTACTCTGTTGACGCCTACCGGGAAGTCCGTAACGCTTTCCGCCGAGCGGGGAGGGCACCTTCTTGTGCTTGTCATCTTGCGCGGTTTCCCCGGCTATCAGTGCCCCTACTGCGTTAAGCAGGTTCACGATTTCGTCGAGCGTGCGTCAGACTTCAAAGCAAAGAACACGCGGGTGCTTCTGGTGTACCCTGGACCGCCGGCCGACCTCGATCAACACGCAAAGGAATTCCTCGAGAAGCAGGCTGAGTTGCCTTCTAACGTTGTTCTTGTCACTGACCCTGACTATAAGGTCACCAACCTGTACGGGCTGCGCTGGGATGCACCGCACGAGACAGCGTATCCATCTACCTTCATTCTCGATGGAAGTGGCACCGTGGTGTTCGAGAAGGTCACTCACAGCCACGGCGATCGCCTGTCAGCACTGGATGCACTCGATCACCTTTCCACAAACTAA
- a CDS encoding DUF1569 domain-containing protein, with protein MDWYPEQPVGLRLPTGFKIPHSQRFEFAYEKSQLLKILEVDWNARTEDAWKPHPMFGNMTPKEWGKLLQIHVDYHLRQFAA; from the coding sequence GTGGATTGGTATCCAGAACAGCCGGTCGGGTTAAGGCTCCCGACCGGCTTCAAAATCCCCCATTCACAGAGATTTGAGTTTGCTTATGAGAAATCACAATTGCTGAAAATTCTGGAGGTTGATTGGAACGCAAGAACTGAGGATGCCTGGAAACCTCACCCTATGTTCGGCAACATGACTCCGAAAGAGTGGGGGAAACTGCTGCAGATTCACGTGGACTATCACCTAAGACAGTTCGCTGCTTGA
- a CDS encoding putative quinol monooxygenase, producing MNQVGILATLQARPGKEAEVEEFLRSAGPLVEAETGTTAWFAFRIGPATFGIFDTFQDEAGRNAHVNGEIAKALFAKADELFITHPEIKTVDIVVEKL from the coding sequence GTGAACCAAGTCGGAATACTAGCAACATTGCAGGCTCGCCCCGGTAAGGAAGCTGAGGTAGAAGAATTTCTGCGCTCTGCAGGCCCGCTTGTCGAGGCGGAAACAGGGACGACAGCGTGGTTCGCCTTCAGGATCGGCCCCGCGACGTTCGGGATATTCGATACGTTTCAGGATGAAGCCGGAAGGAATGCGCACGTCAACGGGGAGATTGCCAAGGCGCTCTTCGCGAAGGCTGACGAACTGTTCATTACTCACCCCGAGATTAAGACCGTGGATATCGTTGTCGAAAAGCTCTAA
- a CDS encoding alcohol dehydrogenase catalytic domain-containing protein codes for MKAIQYSEFGDRGVLQYLDLPEPVAKEDEFLIDVTASGVNYVDIRERQGVYQRPETHVGSDKMLPRISGLQVTGRVRAVGPQGTKA; via the coding sequence ATGAAGGCTATCCAATATTCCGAGTTTGGCGACCGCGGTGTACTCCAATATCTCGATCTTCCAGAACCGGTGGCGAAGGAAGACGAATTTCTGATCGATGTTACAGCGTCTGGAGTGAACTACGTCGATATTCGTGAGCGGCAAGGGGTATATCAGCGTCCTGAGACCCACGTTGGATCCGACAAGATGCTTCCACGTATATCCGGGCTACAGGTGACTGGGCGGGTGAGGGCAGTTGGGCCGCAAGGGACGAAAGCCTAA
- a CDS encoding lactonase family protein — protein sequence MMKSIPGLLAVTLCIGASASPVLAQAGGGNTSVFVMTNDKVKNEVLTYQRGYDGQFVLRERAATGGRGSGGETDPLQSQGSLTISGDHTLLFAVNSASGSVSSFHILNGIPVLVDKEPSEGAFPVAVTEHNGTVYVLNAGGSGAIVAFKADGFGRLHEIQNSSAFLTGTNSGASSISVSPNGKWLIVIEKASNSIDVFPILVDGTLGTVVANKSVTAGVFATVFTPGGQLIVSENQPNSGTDTSSISSYTINANGTLTAITQSIPTFGNGNCWNAITPNAKWVFVDNSATSSVAGFSISSAGALSPIANTVVSTLPEGSTNLDMAISADGKYLFNVLSGAGEIGVFSINANGTVNQLGSIEGLPNTVGFNGIAAL from the coding sequence ATGATGAAGTCGATTCCTGGTCTTTTGGCCGTCACGCTTTGTATCGGAGCATCCGCATCGCCTGTGCTCGCACAAGCCGGCGGAGGCAACACATCCGTTTTCGTTATGACGAACGATAAGGTCAAAAACGAAGTCCTGACCTATCAGCGCGGTTACGATGGACAGTTTGTCCTGAGAGAGCGCGCTGCAACCGGCGGCCGTGGCAGCGGCGGCGAAACCGATCCTCTTCAGTCTCAAGGCTCGCTGACCATCAGTGGAGATCACACTCTCTTGTTTGCTGTGAACTCGGCAAGCGGGTCAGTCTCAAGCTTCCACATTCTCAACGGCATTCCGGTTCTGGTCGACAAAGAACCTTCCGAGGGCGCCTTTCCCGTCGCAGTGACGGAGCACAACGGCACGGTTTACGTCCTGAACGCAGGCGGAAGTGGTGCGATTGTTGCATTCAAGGCAGATGGCTTCGGACGGCTCCACGAAATTCAGAACTCATCTGCTTTCCTCACTGGCACGAACTCCGGCGCTTCATCCATCTCGGTGAGCCCGAACGGCAAGTGGTTGATCGTGATAGAGAAGGCTTCGAACAGCATCGATGTGTTCCCGATCCTTGTGGATGGCACATTAGGCACTGTTGTTGCCAACAAGAGCGTCACTGCAGGAGTATTCGCAACGGTGTTTACTCCTGGTGGTCAACTCATCGTTTCCGAGAATCAGCCAAACAGCGGAACTGACACATCCTCGATTTCCTCGTATACGATCAACGCCAACGGCACGCTCACTGCGATCACCCAAAGCATTCCAACTTTTGGCAACGGCAACTGCTGGAATGCCATTACTCCCAACGCAAAATGGGTATTTGTCGATAACTCTGCCACATCCTCGGTGGCAGGATTCTCGATTAGCTCGGCTGGCGCGTTGAGCCCCATTGCCAACACTGTCGTTAGCACCCTTCCTGAAGGCTCGACCAACCTCGACATGGCTATCAGCGCTGATGGAAAGTACCTGTTCAACGTACTGTCCGGCGCCGGCGAAATTGGTGTGTTTTCCATCAATGCCAACGGCACCGTCAACCAACTCGGCAGCATCGAGGGTCTTCCCAATACTGTCGGTTTCAACGGCATCGCTGCTCTCTAA
- a CDS encoding quinone oxidoreductase family protein produces the protein MSGGGYAQVVAAPAYSTVVVPEFVDDVKLAALPTQWLTAWLMLNASTQLLPGESVLVHGAAGGVGSIAVQIAKVMSAGLVIGSASTEEKREFVRGLGADAAIDYSDPAWVGEVLRITGDLGVDVILESIGGEIFQQNFECLAKFGRHIIFGSTRGPGNPLPPRQLMAKSQALIGIYLPVYFARPNLIRKSLEEMVEKFIGGAVQAHLASVLPLSQVGEAHRLLEEQKVSGVIVLDPRN, from the coding sequence TTGAGCGGAGGCGGATATGCCCAGGTCGTAGCGGCTCCGGCATACTCGACCGTTGTAGTTCCAGAATTCGTCGACGACGTCAAGCTCGCTGCTCTACCGACGCAGTGGCTGACGGCGTGGCTCATGCTGAACGCATCCACGCAGCTACTCCCAGGGGAGAGTGTTCTTGTTCATGGCGCCGCAGGCGGCGTCGGCTCAATTGCCGTACAGATCGCTAAGGTCATGAGCGCTGGACTCGTCATCGGTTCCGCGAGCACGGAGGAGAAGAGGGAATTCGTTCGCGGGTTGGGCGCCGACGCCGCCATCGACTATAGCGATCCCGCCTGGGTCGGCGAAGTGCTACGCATCACAGGCGACCTAGGAGTTGATGTCATTCTGGAGTCGATCGGGGGCGAGATATTTCAACAGAACTTCGAATGCCTCGCTAAGTTTGGCCGGCATATTATCTTTGGATCGACCCGGGGCCCCGGCAATCCTCTGCCGCCGAGACAGCTCATGGCGAAGTCTCAGGCTTTGATTGGTATCTACCTGCCGGTATACTTCGCGCGTCCAAACCTGATCCGCAAGAGCCTTGAGGAAATGGTCGAGAAGTTTATCGGCGGCGCTGTGCAGGCGCATCTAGCTTCTGTCCTGCCCCTGAGCCAAGTGGGCGAAGCCCATCGCCTGCTCGAGGAACAAAAGGTCTCCGGTGTTATCGTGCTCGATCCCCGCAACTAG
- a CDS encoding alkaline phosphatase family protein, protein MRYRFQELLTEVCFNAIHVHLPSRFVKFAALLSGATGISGFVPSSIQRVFAIEPTPGTSFVDAEHIVILMQENRSFDHALGSLKGVHRAD, encoded by the coding sequence ATGCGATATCGCTTCCAAGAGCTGTTAACAGAAGTCTGTTTTAATGCCATCCATGTCCACCTCCCGTCGCGCTTTGTGAAGTTTGCTGCTCTGCTTTCGGGCGCAACCGGCATCTCCGGCTTTGTGCCTTCCTCTATCCAGCGAGTCTTTGCCATTGAACCCACGCCGGGAACAAGCTTCGTGGACGCGGAACACATTGTGATCCTCATGCAGGAAAACCGTTCGTTCGACCACGCGCTGGGAAGCCTGAAAGGCGTGCACAGAGCCGATTAG
- a CDS encoding HD domain-containing protein — MVLAGIKVPDTVLVRDATDLSRSASEPFLFNHAMRSWLFGVLLSESAECAPDAELLAVATILHDLGLTDRYTAENRFEVDGANAARSFLKGRGISTQQMQVVWDAIALHTTRSIALHKEPEVAMTHSGITADILGVGLDRIPQDKLSAILAEFPRLALKNGLKECLCNIARLKPESTFDNIVRDFGVRYVEGYRSPNFADVVANAPFSE, encoded by the coding sequence ATGGTCCTAGCAGGAATCAAAGTACCCGATACAGTTCTGGTTCGCGATGCGACTGATTTGTCACGCAGCGCGTCAGAGCCATTTCTCTTCAACCATGCGATGCGCTCCTGGCTATTCGGCGTATTGCTTTCAGAAAGCGCTGAATGTGCTCCGGATGCGGAGTTGTTGGCAGTAGCCACGATTCTGCATGATCTGGGCTTGACTGACCGCTATACGGCGGAAAATCGTTTCGAGGTGGATGGCGCCAATGCGGCGCGCTCGTTTCTGAAGGGGCGAGGCATCTCGACGCAGCAGATGCAAGTTGTTTGGGATGCCATCGCGCTTCATACCACACGATCTATCGCTCTTCACAAAGAGCCCGAAGTGGCTATGACCCATTCGGGAATAACGGCGGATATTTTGGGGGTAGGCCTTGATCGAATTCCGCAGGACAAACTAAGCGCGATCCTAGCCGAATTTCCGCGCCTGGCACTTAAAAACGGTCTCAAAGAGTGCCTTTGCAACATCGCTCGTCTGAAGCCGGAGTCCACCTTTGACAACATAGTTCGGGATTTCGGCGTTCGATATGTCGAGGGGTACAGATCCCCCAACTTTGCCGATGTCGTCGCGAATGCTCCATTTTCCGAGTAG
- a CDS encoding HD domain-containing protein: MGTGAPGPVKAPHLTAELISDSGTINPGGLAPWKTCDFLVSLWKEFDAGESYEACFAKAIDRSMPVLLNLNNNGGSWGENGVSYERVVKRVQPEIEGGCPELWEYLTPQLEAGRHKGSFAASAL, from the coding sequence GTGGGCACGGGTGCACCGGGCCCCGTCAAAGCCCCGCATCTCACCGCGGAACTGATCTCCGATTCCGGGACTATCAATCCTGGGGGGCTGGCTCCCTGGAAGACATGTGACTTTCTCGTCAGTCTCTGGAAGGAGTTCGATGCGGGTGAGTCTTACGAGGCCTGCTTCGCGAAAGCTATCGATCGCAGCATGCCCGTTCTGCTGAATCTCAACAATAACGGTGGAAGCTGGGGCGAGAACGGCGTCAGCTATGAGCGCGTAGTCAAGCGAGTGCAGCCGGAGATCGAGGGAGGGTGTCCTGAGCTCTGGGAATATCTGACACCTCAGCTGGAAGCGGGACGTCACAAAGGTTCCTTCGCAGCGTCCGCGTTGTAG
- a CDS encoding carboxymuconolactone decarboxylase family protein: MYNSSNLTKLKRLDENAPDAMKAFWVFDKATFAPGAIDVIHKQLIAVSVALTTQCPYCVELHVQSARTEGATDAMLVEAAIIAAAMRAGGAITHASHLFKE; this comes from the coding sequence ATGTATAACAGCTCAAATCTCACGAAACTGAAGCGCCTTGATGAGAACGCTCCTGACGCCATGAAGGCGTTTTGGGTGTTCGACAAGGCGACGTTTGCGCCCGGCGCGATCGACGTCATCCATAAGCAACTCATCGCGGTCTCTGTGGCTCTGACGACGCAGTGTCCATACTGTGTCGAGTTGCACGTTCAGTCTGCTCGTACAGAAGGTGCGACCGACGCAATGCTCGTTGAAGCGGCGATCATTGCTGCCGCGATGCGTGCCGGCGGCGCCATCACGCACGCCTCACATCTGTTCAAGGAATAA